The Candidatus Omnitrophota bacterium genome has a segment encoding these proteins:
- a CDS encoding ELM1/GtrOC1 family putative glycosyltransferase, which produces MLDYIAYVAIIILNRIFSIIPISAALWFGRRIGDAAFFFNKKRRLIAYANLKAAFAGEKGPAELRRITKGVYRNLLQTFVEILNLTKVDKKYVDTYVEVVNMKRIDDAAVSGRGTMLLTAHFGCWELSSLVSAIKGYPISVLAREQKMKRVNELLNRLRESKGCTVIRKGMSTKNLIRALYEKKMVGILSDQDAGKQGMFVDFFGRPTSSHSGPMEIAKRTDSVVLPNFIVRQKGPYHKLFLEKYIDFRDASSGDVKDNAQRFASLLESYVRKYPDQWLWLHKRWKSTPVKTVLVLNDGRVGHLNQSLAIALMIRQLRAERGYRPEDTAIVTVDVQYKSRLSRMLLTLCAASSTWRCHGCMRCMRSFLKRDSYDKLMSVYADFVVSCGSSASPVNVFMARENNARNFAVMKPSFLGAGKFSALFVPRHDGMPHRPNVVSTVIAPNLIDEKSLAECGKRLSAAMALPADGNYAGLLIGGDTPEFILTPEMIGKVTDELLRFCDAHGARLLVTTSRRTPPGVDRLLRERLGGDRRCALLVIANENNIDSAVGGILHLSKAVAVSGESISMISEAISAGKRTVVFELDKRRQGPVKHEQALRALALEGYISVAKPGELCGTMGDAWLGPVPVKKVNDKEKISEAIRRIL; this is translated from the coding sequence TTGCTCGATTACATAGCGTATGTAGCCATAATAATCCTTAACAGGATATTCAGCATCATCCCCATAAGCGCCGCCCTGTGGTTCGGCCGCCGGATCGGCGATGCGGCGTTCTTCTTCAATAAGAAACGGCGTCTGATAGCGTACGCGAACCTTAAGGCGGCGTTCGCCGGGGAGAAAGGGCCGGCGGAGCTGAGGCGCATCACAAAGGGTGTTTACCGGAACCTCCTGCAGACATTCGTGGAGATACTCAACCTTACCAAGGTGGATAAGAAATACGTAGATACCTATGTTGAAGTCGTGAACATGAAGAGGATAGACGATGCCGCCGTCTCAGGGCGCGGCACGATGCTTTTGACGGCACACTTCGGCTGCTGGGAGCTTTCCAGTCTCGTGAGCGCCATAAAAGGATATCCCATATCGGTCCTGGCAAGGGAGCAGAAGATGAAACGGGTGAACGAGCTACTGAACCGGCTCAGGGAGTCGAAGGGGTGCACGGTCATCCGCAAAGGGATGTCGACCAAGAACCTGATACGCGCCCTCTACGAAAAGAAGATGGTAGGCATACTCTCCGACCAGGATGCAGGCAAGCAGGGCATGTTCGTCGACTTCTTCGGCCGTCCGACCTCAAGCCACTCCGGCCCTATGGAGATAGCGAAGAGGACGGATTCCGTAGTCCTGCCCAATTTTATCGTCAGGCAGAAAGGCCCTTACCACAAGTTATTTCTCGAAAAATATATAGATTTCAGGGATGCGTCTTCCGGAGACGTAAAGGATAACGCCCAAAGGTTCGCGAGTTTGCTCGAATCGTACGTCCGTAAATATCCTGACCAGTGGTTATGGCTGCACAAGAGATGGAAATCCACCCCCGTAAAAACGGTCCTGGTGTTGAACGACGGGCGGGTCGGCCATCTCAACCAGTCGCTGGCCATAGCCCTCATGATAAGGCAGCTCAGGGCGGAACGCGGTTACCGGCCCGAAGATACCGCGATCGTCACTGTCGACGTGCAGTATAAGAGCAGGCTTTCGAGGATGCTCCTGACCCTCTGTGCCGCGTCCTCGACCTGGAGGTGCCACGGCTGTATGCGATGCATGAGGAGCTTCCTCAAAAGAGATTCCTATGATAAGTTGATGTCCGTTTATGCGGATTTTGTCGTATCGTGCGGTTCGTCCGCTTCCCCGGTGAACGTCTTCATGGCCAGAGAGAATAATGCCCGGAATTTTGCCGTGATGAAGCCTTCATTCCTGGGCGCCGGGAAATTCAGCGCCCTCTTTGTGCCGCGGCACGACGGGATGCCGCATAGGCCCAACGTCGTCTCTACGGTCATCGCCCCGAACCTGATAGACGAGAAGTCGCTCGCGGAGTGCGGGAAACGGCTTTCCGCGGCGATGGCCCTGCCCGCGGACGGAAATTACGCGGGTCTGCTGATCGGCGGAGACACGCCGGAATTCATATTGACGCCTGAGATGATCGGTAAGGTAACGGATGAGCTTCTCAGATTTTGTGATGCGCATGGGGCGAGGCTTTTAGTGACCACTTCGAGGAGGACGCCTCCCGGCGTGGACCGTCTTCTCAGGGAACGCCTCGGGGGAGACCGCCGGTGCGCCCTGCTGGTGATAGCCAACGAAAATAATATCGATTCCGCGGTAGGCGGTATATTGCATCTGAGTAAGGCGGTGGCGGTTTCCGGGGAATCCATCTCTATGATATCGGAAGCCATAAGCGCGGGAAAGAGGACCGTGGTCTTCGAGCTCGATAAAAGGAGACAGGGACCCGTAAAACACGAACAGGCATTGCGGGCCCTGGCGCTGGAAGGATACATCTCCGTAGCGAAGCCCGGGGAATTATGCGGCACCATGGGAGATGCGTGGCTCGGCCCGGTCCCGGTCAAGAAGGTGAACGATAAAGAAAAGATATCCGAAGCTATACGCAGGATATTATAA
- the waaF gene encoding lipopolysaccharide heptosyltransferase II translates to MNILQILPALDVGGVETGTVDLARYLVRNGHKAIVVSSGGRLVRELDAAGSRHYTLPVGKKSVFNILRMIREVSDIIRNEDIDIVHARSRVPALIAFFACRITGRVFITTAHGHYKKHPLSEVMGWGRYVIVASNIMAKHMASDFGVPRERIRLIPRGVDVQRFKFRDPVSWHPKGFTVGMVSRITPLKGHADFIKAVSILNRKIPQLKALIVGEAPKEKYKEELELLVRRLGLHRTIEFSGARHDIPKVMEDLDLLVSATVTPEAFGRVIIEAQASGVPVVATRVGGVVDIIEDGKNGLLTSALNPKDMAEKMYRLYSDRASWIKLALEGRKNVEGHYALSDMMTGTVAVYEEALKTKNILVIKMSALGDVILSIPSLRAIRSRFPDARIKVLVGRESREALNGCPYIDDKIVCDLKGRDRGIGGLLRLGGELRKNCFDIVIDLQNSKKSHVLAFLSYGPLRYGYDNRKFSFLLNRRIKDDAPYLDPIEHQFRVLKLAGIKPDNKTLELWPSEADEKRIEELFKESWTSPGSRIVGIHVRASSRWLSKNWPPAYISELCDRLAKEFNIRVVLTGNRGDEDIAAQVSRMARTKPVIAAGKTDILELASLIRKCAVYVTPDSAPMHIASAVGTPFVALFGPTDPVRHTPPSKDCAVICRSDEVKCSPCYSPRCAKNFRCMKKITVDEVFGAVKKFLERSGQ, encoded by the coding sequence ATGAACATACTTCAGATATTGCCGGCACTGGATGTGGGCGGGGTGGAGACGGGAACGGTCGACCTCGCGCGTTATCTGGTCCGGAACGGCCATAAGGCCATCGTGGTCTCATCCGGCGGCAGGCTCGTGAGAGAGCTGGATGCGGCCGGGTCGCGCCACTATACTCTCCCGGTGGGCAAGAAGTCGGTCTTCAACATATTAAGGATGATCCGGGAAGTGTCGGATATCATACGGAACGAGGATATAGATATAGTCCATGCCCGTTCCAGGGTGCCGGCGTTGATCGCATTCTTTGCCTGCCGTATCACGGGCAGGGTCTTTATCACGACGGCACACGGCCATTACAAAAAACACCCGTTGAGCGAGGTGATGGGGTGGGGGCGGTACGTGATAGTGGCATCGAATATAATGGCGAAACATATGGCGTCGGACTTCGGCGTACCGCGTGAACGGATACGCCTGATACCCCGCGGCGTAGACGTGCAGAGGTTCAAATTCAGGGACCCCGTCTCCTGGCATCCTAAAGGGTTTACGGTAGGCATGGTCTCCAGGATAACCCCGCTGAAAGGGCACGCCGATTTCATAAAGGCGGTCTCTATACTCAACCGGAAGATCCCGCAGCTCAAGGCGCTGATAGTCGGCGAGGCGCCCAAAGAGAAGTATAAGGAAGAGCTCGAATTGCTGGTCAGGCGCCTTGGGCTTCACCGGACTATAGAGTTTTCAGGGGCCCGCCATGATATACCCAAGGTGATGGAAGATCTCGATCTCCTCGTATCGGCTACGGTGACCCCGGAGGCGTTCGGCAGGGTCATCATAGAGGCACAGGCCTCGGGAGTGCCGGTAGTGGCGACCAGGGTTGGCGGGGTGGTCGATATAATCGAAGACGGTAAGAACGGGCTGCTCACATCCGCGCTGAACCCGAAAGATATGGCCGAGAAGATGTACCGGTTGTATTCGGACAGGGCATCATGGATAAAGCTTGCCCTGGAGGGGAGAAAGAATGTCGAGGGACATTATGCCTTAAGCGACATGATGACCGGGACGGTCGCCGTATACGAAGAAGCGCTTAAGACGAAGAATATACTCGTGATAAAGATGAGCGCCCTGGGTGATGTCATATTGAGCATACCGTCGCTCCGGGCGATCCGCTCCAGGTTCCCCGACGCGCGCATAAAGGTCCTTGTGGGACGCGAATCGCGCGAGGCGTTGAACGGCTGTCCTTACATAGATGATAAGATCGTCTGCGATCTTAAAGGAAGGGACCGCGGTATAGGCGGATTATTACGGCTGGGCGGGGAGCTCAGGAAAAATTGTTTTGACATCGTTATAGACCTCCAGAACAGCAAGAAGAGCCACGTGCTGGCATTCCTGTCGTATGGGCCCCTGAGATACGGGTACGATAACCGTAAGTTCTCCTTTCTGCTTAACCGCCGGATAAAAGACGATGCCCCGTACCTGGACCCGATAGAGCACCAGTTCAGGGTCCTGAAGCTGGCGGGGATAAAGCCCGATAATAAGACCCTGGAGCTATGGCCTTCCGAAGCCGATGAAAAACGTATTGAGGAGCTCTTCAAAGAGAGCTGGACCAGCCCGGGCAGCCGGATCGTGGGCATACATGTGAGGGCATCTTCCCGGTGGCTCAGCAAGAACTGGCCTCCCGCTTACATAAGCGAATTGTGCGATCGCCTTGCGAAGGAGTTCAATATAAGGGTCGTCCTTACCGGGAACAGGGGAGATGAAGATATCGCCGCCCAGGTATCGAGGATGGCCAGGACAAAGCCGGTGATCGCCGCAGGGAAAACGGATATACTGGAGCTGGCAAGCCTTATAAGAAAGTGCGCCGTATACGTTACGCCGGATTCGGCGCCGATGCACATCGCCTCGGCGGTAGGGACGCCGTTCGTTGCGCTCTTCGGCCCGACCGACCCCGTGAGGCACACCCCTCCCTCAAAAGATTGCGCCGTCATCTGCAGGAGCGATGAGGTCAAATGCAGCCCGTGTTACAGCCCCAGATGCGCAAAAAATTTCAGATGTATGAAGAAGATAACGGTCGACGAGGTATTCGGGGCGGTAAAGAAATTTTTAGAAAGGTCCGGACAATGA
- the lpxK gene encoding tetraacyldisaccharide 4'-kinase, whose product MNIIAFIYSLMTETDRGSFWTVPVKWFLYLVSLCYGAGVFVRALLYRSGIFRSHRAPMKVVSVGNLTLGGTGKTPFVIMLSRLIKETLRREGSVLIRGYGWDEQAMLKKALPDVPVIVGEDRVKGAHRSIRLYGSEIAVLDDGFQYWELSRDLEIVLVDARDPFGNGHLFPRGILREPKSALSRADIVVFTKVNKARCDLEKVKSEIRPVKEGILFLEAVHTPKYFYDVKKRDNVPLESVNGKRVMLLSSIGDPGYFEDTVKDLNAGIVEHLRFGDHHNYTDRDMKYIAKRCSERKFDCIVTTEKDFVKLTRLGLYITDCRVMVLAVEMSLVSGKEDLVARLHSVCSHNNP is encoded by the coding sequence ATGAATATCATCGCGTTCATATATTCCCTTATGACGGAGACGGATAGGGGATCGTTCTGGACGGTCCCCGTCAAGTGGTTCTTGTATCTCGTCTCGCTCTGTTACGGGGCGGGGGTCTTTGTCAGGGCGCTATTGTACAGGTCAGGCATATTCCGGAGTCATAGAGCGCCCATGAAAGTGGTGAGCGTCGGTAACCTCACCCTTGGCGGGACCGGCAAGACGCCTTTTGTGATCATGCTCTCCCGACTTATTAAAGAGACGCTGCGCAGGGAAGGGAGCGTCCTTATACGGGGATACGGGTGGGATGAGCAGGCCATGCTCAAGAAGGCGCTTCCCGATGTGCCCGTGATCGTAGGCGAAGACAGGGTAAAGGGCGCGCACCGCTCCATCCGGCTTTACGGAAGCGAGATAGCTGTCCTCGACGACGGATTTCAATACTGGGAACTTTCGCGGGACCTTGAGATAGTGCTGGTAGATGCCAGGGACCCGTTCGGCAACGGCCATCTCTTCCCGAGAGGTATACTGAGAGAACCGAAGAGCGCCTTATCCAGGGCGGATATAGTGGTATTTACAAAGGTCAATAAAGCGAGATGCGACCTTGAGAAGGTAAAGTCGGAGATAAGACCGGTGAAAGAGGGGATCCTCTTCCTGGAAGCGGTCCACACGCCTAAATATTTTTATGATGTGAAGAAGAGGGATAACGTGCCACTCGAAAGCGTGAACGGGAAGAGGGTGATGCTCCTCTCCAGCATAGGAGACCCCGGCTACTTCGAAGATACGGTAAAAGACCTTAACGCCGGCATAGTTGAGCACCTGCGTTTCGGCGACCACCATAATTATACGGACAGGGACATGAAGTACATCGCGAAACGGTGCAGTGAGAGGAAATTCGACTGTATCGTGACCACCGAAAAGGACTTCGTCAAATTGACACGGCTCGGCCTCTATATAACCGATTGCCGCGTCATGGTCCTGGCGGTGGAGATGTCGCTCGTTTCAGGTAAGGAGGATCTCGTTGCTCGATTACATAGCGTATGTAGCCATAATAATCCTTAA
- a CDS encoding 3-deoxy-D-manno-octulosonic acid transferase yields MLYDIAFFIFAVFYLPALIFRGKFHGDFRERFGVYDAQKARRLGSGRDRIWIHAVSVGEVSVCKALIPALRSAFPGNGIVISTITRAGNKAALKAFSGDAIILYLPLDFRSTVRRSLDLIRPRLFIMVETEIWPNLLLELHRRSIPSVLVNGRISDRSFGKYRLGRAFLKGIVEKIKMLCMQSRLDAERISALGAPEDKVLVTGNMKFDMVSAGKETPAGDIRTLLGLGDGSMLFVAGSTHEGEEEAVTEVFKDLLRNFPDLRLLIAPRHIERTPSIEAVIKRFGFDTVRVSSLLNSQHSQLPTPDSRLVYLLDTIGDLRDIYSVAGIVFVGGSLVRHGGQNPIEPALFGKPVIFGPHMFNFRDVASAFLREKAALQVADKDDLLRQCGFLLRNKAEISRLGDKAKEVILANRGATDKNLDVIRALVGRFKQDIL; encoded by the coding sequence TATGATGCCCAAAAGGCCCGGCGGCTGGGGTCCGGCAGGGACCGTATATGGATACACGCCGTCAGCGTAGGAGAAGTTTCCGTCTGTAAGGCGCTCATACCGGCCCTTAGGAGCGCATTCCCGGGGAACGGGATAGTTATATCTACGATAACGAGGGCCGGGAATAAGGCTGCCCTGAAGGCCTTTTCCGGGGACGCCATCATCCTATACCTTCCCCTCGATTTCAGGAGCACTGTCCGCCGCTCGCTCGATCTCATACGCCCGCGCCTCTTCATAATGGTGGAGACGGAGATATGGCCCAACCTGCTGCTTGAGCTCCATCGCCGGTCGATCCCGTCGGTGCTGGTGAACGGAAGGATATCGGACAGGTCTTTCGGCAAATACAGATTGGGCAGGGCCTTCTTGAAGGGGATCGTGGAGAAGATAAAGATGCTGTGCATGCAGAGCCGCCTTGACGCAGAGAGGATATCGGCGCTGGGAGCGCCGGAAGACAAGGTCCTTGTGACCGGCAATATGAAGTTCGATATGGTCTCCGCGGGTAAGGAGACCCCGGCAGGTGATATCAGGACGCTTCTCGGCCTGGGAGACGGGTCTATGCTTTTTGTCGCGGGCAGCACCCACGAAGGGGAGGAAGAGGCCGTTACGGAAGTCTTTAAAGACCTTCTCCGGAATTTTCCTGACCTGCGGCTCCTGATCGCGCCCAGGCATATCGAGCGGACCCCGTCCATAGAGGCCGTCATAAAGCGTTTCGGTTTTGATACGGTCCGCGTCTCTTCTCTGCTCAATTCTCAACACTCCCAACTCCCAACTCCCGACTCCCGACTCGTTTACCTCCTCGACACCATCGGCGACCTGCGCGACATATACTCTGTTGCCGGGATCGTCTTCGTCGGCGGTAGCCTTGTCAGACACGGAGGTCAGAACCCCATAGAGCCGGCCCTTTTCGGGAAACCTGTGATCTTTGGGCCGCATATGTTCAATTTCCGGGATGTGGCATCGGCATTTTTGCGGGAAAAGGCGGCGCTCCAGGTAGCGGATAAGGATGATCTCCTGCGTCAGTGCGGGTTCCTTCTGCGTAACAAGGCCGAGATTTCAAGATTGGGCGATAAGGCAAAAGAGGTGATCCTCGCGAATCGCGGAGCGACGGATAAGAACCTGGATGTGATACGGGCCCTGGTGGGCCGTTTTAAACAGGATATTTTATGA